The window CCGAACCGGTCGCCCTTCAGGGCCTGACCGGTTTTCCCCCGTTTCCACGAGGATCGTCCGAATGTTCATTACCCCTGCGTATGCCCAGGCCGCGGGCGCCGGCGACACCAACAGCATGTTGATGTCGCTGCTGCCGTTCGCCCTGATCTTCGTGATCATGTACTTTCTGATTCTGCGCCCGCAGCAGAAGAAGGTGAAGGACCATGCCGAGCTCGTGAAGAACATCCGCCGCGGCGACACCGTAGTGACCACGGGCGGCCTGGTCGGCAAGGTCACCAAGGTCGTCGATGACGACCAGATCGAGTTCGAGATTGCCGACGGCGTGCGCGTGCGCCAGATGCGGTCGATGGTATCCGGCGTGCGCGCCAAGGGCGAGCCGGCCAAGGACAGCGCGAAGGAAAGCGCCAAGGACGACGCCGCGGCGAAGTGAGCGCTTCCGCGAGTCTCTAGAAATCTCCTGATCTGACAGGTCCAGTCGATATGTTGTATTTCACGCGGTGGAAGGCGCTCGGGATTATCCTGACGGCGCTGATCGTGTGCCTCTGCGCGGTCCCGAACTTCTTCCCCGAAGCGCAGGTGAAGACCTGGCCCGGCTGGGCACAGCGCCGGCTCGTGCTCGGCCTTGACCTTCAGGGCGGTTCCTATCTGCTGCTCGAGGTCGATGCCAATTACGTGAAGAAGGAAAAGCTCGACCAGGTCCGCGACGACGTCCGCCGCACGTTGCGAGAGGCCAAAATCGGCTATACCGGCCTTGTCACGCGGGGCGATACTGTCGAGGTCCGGGTCAAGGACACAGATCTCCAGACGGCACTCGCCAAGCTGCGTGACCTCGCGCAGCCGATCGGCGGCCTGCTCGGGTCCAGCAGTCAGCGCGACCTCGACATATCCGATGCCGGCGGCGGATTGATCCGGCTGGCACTATCGGAGCCTGCCATGGTCGAGCGCATGCGCAAGACCATCGAGCAGTCGATCCAGATCGTCGAGCGTCGCGTCAACGAGCTCGGCACCGTCGAGCCGGTGATCCAGCGCCAGGGAAACGACCGCATTTTGGTGCAGGTCCCGGGTCTTCAGGATCCGACGCACCTGAAGCAACTGCTCGGCAAGACCGCGAAGATGGAATTCCGCATGGTCGACACCTCGGTGCCGCCGGACCAGGCGCAGCGCAGTGGAGTGCCGCCGGACTCCGAGCTGCTGATGAGCCAGAGCTCGCCGAAGGTGCCTTACGTCGTCAAGAAACAGGTGCTGGTCTCGGGCGCCGAGCTCACCGATGCGCAACCCGGATTTGACCAGCGTACCAACGAGCCGATCGTCTCCTTCCGCTTCAACTCCACCGGGGCCCGCAAATTCGCGCAGGCCACGCAGGAGAATGTCGGGCTTCCGTTCGCGATCGTGCTCGACAACGAGGTGATCTCGGCACCTGTCATTCGCGAGCCCATCACGGGTGGGCAGGGGCAGATCTCGGGCAGCTTCACGGTCCAGTCCGCCAACGATCTTGCGATCCTGATGCGCGCCGGCGCGCTGCCGGCGCCGCTCACGGTCGTCGAAGAGCGCACCGTCGGTCCGGGCCTCGGTCAGGATTCGATCGAGAAGGGCGAGCTGGCTGCCTATGTCGGCTCCATCATGGTCATCGTGTTTATGCTGCTGACCTACCGGTTGTTTGGCGTGTTCGCCAACATCGCGGTGGCCATCAACGTCGCCATGATCTTCGGCCTGTTGTCGCTGCTCAATGCCACACTGACGCTGCCCGGCATCGCCGGCATCGTCCTCACCGTCGGCATCGCGGTCGACTCCAACGTGCTCATCTACGAGCGCATCCGCGAAGAGCTGCGCGGCGGCCGCAACGCGATCTCGGCGATCGACGCCGGTTTCAAGCGGGCGCTGGCGACCATTCTCGATTCCAACATCACCACTTTCATCGCTGCCGCGGTGCTGTTCTACATCGGTACCGGACCGGTGCGCGGCTTCGCCGTGACGCTTGGCATCGGCATCGTCACCACGGTGTTCACCGCCTTCACGCTGACCCGGCTGATCGTGGCCGGATGGGTGCGGTGGAAACGGCCGCAGAGCGTGCCGATCTAGGAGCCTGATCGTGACTCACTATGTTCTCATCGGGCTGGGCATCCTGATTGCCGTCCTCACCGTCGCCTCGGTGTTCGGTCTTCTGCCCTCGCTGCGGATCGTCCCGGACGACACGCATTTCGACTTCACGCGCTTCCGCCGCATCAGCTTTCCGATCTCGGCGGCGCTGTCGATTGTCGCTATCACGCTGTTCTTCACCCACGGGCTGAATTTCGGCATCGACTTCCGCGGCGGCACGCTGCTCGAAGTGCGAGCCAAGTCCGGTACCGCCGATATCGGTGCGATGAGGACGACGCTGGATGGTTTGCGCCTCGGCGAAGTCCAGTTGCAGCAAATTGGCGGGCCGGCCGATGTGCTGATCCGCGTCGCGGAGCAGCCGGGCGGTGACGCCGCGCAACAGGAGGCCGTGCAGAAGATCCGCACCGCGCTCGGCGATTCCGTCGACTATCGCCGCGTCGAGGTGGTCGGCCCGCGCGTCTCCGGCGAATTGCTGGCCTACGGCATGCTTGGCCTCATGCTCGCGATCGTCTCGATCCTGGTCTATCTCTGGTTCCGGTTCGAATGGCAGTTCGCGCTCGGCGCCATGATCGCCAACGTGCACGACATCGTGCTGACCATCGGCTTCATGTCGATCAGCCAGGTCGACTTCGACCTGACCAGCATCGCGGCGCTTCTGACCATTCTCGGCTATTCGCTCAACGACACCGTCGTCATCTATGACCGCATCCGTGAAATGCTGCGGCGCTACAAGAAGATGCCGATGCCGCAGCTGCTGAACGAGTCCATCAACTCGACGCTGTCGCGCTCGATCATCACGCACTTCACGGTGACCTTGGCGCTGCTGGCGCTGCTGGTGTTCGGCGGTCACGCCATCCACAGCTTCACGGCGGTGATGATGTTCGGCGTGGTGCTGGTCGGCACCTATACCTCGATCTTCATCGCAGCGCCGATCCTGATCTATCTCGGCGTCGGCGAGCATCGCGAAGATGCGAGAGAAGGGGCTCCGCCGGCGAAGAAAAACAAGGCATGATCCGAACCGCATGCCCTCGCATGAGTTTGCGAGGGTAGTCAGCCCATTCGGACGAAGCTCATGGCCGGCGATCCCAACGCTCCCCATTTCCCGCACTCGGCGCCGATCGAGGCTTACGGCAAGGGCGGCTTCGCCTTCGCCGGCATGTCGCACCGGGGCTCGCTACTGTGCCTGCCCGACGCGATCTGGGCTTGGGATGTCACCGATCCCACCAGGATCGACCGCTATGCGCTGGATCGGGTCTTCGCTGCCGCCAATAGCATTGACACGCTCCTGATCGGGACCGGAACCGGCGTCTGGCTGCCGCCGCCGGCGCTACGACAGGCCCTGAAGGCTGTGAGGGTGGTGCTGGACACCATGCAGACCGGCCCCGCCGTGCGCACCTACAACATCATGATCGGCGAACGGCGGCGTGTCGCAGCCGCACTGATCGCCGTGCCATGAGCCGCGCCGAGACGCCGCCCGACTCGGTGACCTTCTGCGCCGACCTCGTGCGTGCCCACGACTTTCCGCGCTATATCGCGACGCTGCTCGCGCCCGCTGCCGAGCGTCGCGCGCTACTGGCGCTCTACGCCTTCAATGTCGAGATCGTCCGCGTCCGCGATCAGGTGAGTCAGCCCTTACCCGGCGAAATCCGTCTGCAATGGTGGACCGACATGCTGTCCGGCCATGCCCACGGCAGCGTCGAGGGCAATCCGGTTGCGGCTGAGCTGCTGCGGGCCATCCGTGCTTTCGAGCTGCCGGTCGAACCGCTATCGCTGCTCGTCGACGAGCACCAGTTCGATCTCTACAACGATCCGATGCCGACCATGACGGCGCTCGAAGGCCATTTGGCCGCGACCTGTTCGGCCTTGTTCGGGCTCGCGGCGCGGATCATGGGCGAAGTTTCCGATGCGGCCGAGCATCTCGCGCGGCACGCCGGGCTGGCGCAGGGCATCGCGCAGGTGATTGCAAATCTGCCACGAGATTCGGCCCACCGGCAGCTGTTCCTGCCGCAGCAATTCCTGACCAGCCATGGCTGTGGCATCGAGGAGGTGTTCGCCGGCAAGGAGACGCCCAATCTCAATGCCGTGCTCGACCACCTCATGAGTGAGGCGCGGCAGCATCTGGCGACGGCCTTCTCGCTGCTGGCGCAGCTGCCGCCGTCGGCGCGGCCTGCATTCCTGCCGCTGAGCCAGGCGCGGGCCGATCTCAATCGACTGTCGCGGCCGGGGCGCAATCCCTTCGCACCGCAGCCGGTGTCGCGGTTGCGCACGCTGTGGACGCTGTGGCGGGCTTCACGATCGCGGGAATTTACCAAATAGCGGTTGGCTTATCGCCCGAGCCGGCCAAATGCTCTATGCTGTCCTATGGCTGACCCGTCCCAAACCGTGTCCCCTGATCTGAGCGGCTTTCCGGTCGCGCCCGCCGACATTCATGCCGCCGCGGAGACGATCCGCGGCGCGGTCGTCGAGACGCCCTGCGGCTACAGCCGGACGCTGAGCAACATCTGCGGCTGCGAGCTCTGGCTCAAATTCGAGAACCTCCAGTTTACTTCGTCGTTCAAGGAGCGTGGTGCGCTCAACCGGCTCACGGCGCTGACGCCAGAGGAGCGCGCACGCGGCGTCGTCGCCATGTCGGCGGGAAACCACGCGCAAGGCGTCGCCTATCACGCCAAGCGGCTCGGTATTCCCGCGACCATCGTCATGCCCGTCGGCACGCCCATGGTGAAGGTCGAGAACACCAGACATCATGGTGCCGAGGTCGTCGTCACGGGCGCGACGCTGGAAGAGGCGGCTGCGTTTGCGCGCAGCCACGGCGAAGCCCGCGGCATGATCTTCCTCCATCCCTACGACGATCCGCTCGTCATCGCCGGGCAGGGCACGGTCGGGCTGGAGATGCTCAAGGCGGTGCCGGAACTCGATACGCTGGTCGTCCCGATCGGCGGCGGTGGACTGATCAGCGGTATCGCCATTGCGGCAAAATCCCTGAAGCCGTCGCTGCGGATCCTCGGCGTCGAGGCCTGGCTCTATCCTTCGATGTACAACGCCATCCATGGCGGCACTCTGCCCGCGCGCGGCGATACGCTGGCCGAAGGCATCGCCGTGAAGTCGCCCGGCAAGATCACCACCGAAATCATCCGCCACCTCGTCGACGATATTGCGCTGGTCAACGAAGCTGAGCTCGAGCGTGCGGTCGCAACCCTGATCTCGATCGAGAAGACCGTCGTCGAGGGCGCTGGCGCTGCAGGCCTCGCGGCGATCATGTCCGATCCCACGCGCTTCGCCGGCGAGAAGGTTGGTCTCGTCCTGAGCGGCGGCAACATCGACACCAGGCTGATCGCCTCGGTGCTGACGCGCGAACTCGCCCGCGAGGGGCGTTTGACGCAGCTCTCGCTCGATATTCCGGACCGGCCCGGCCAATTGGCGGCGGTCGCGGCGTTGCTGGCCGAGGCCGGCGCCAACATCATCGAGGTCTCGCACCAGCGGACCTTCTCCGACCTGCCGGCCAAGGCGACGCTCCTGCAACTGGTCATCGAGACCCGTGACAGCGCGCATCTCGACGAGGTCATGGCCAAGCTCGGCGCATCCGGATTGAGTGCGCGCTGCACCTGAGCAGCGCATCTCTGCCGCTATCGCAGGACCAAACCGGCGAGGTGGGCGATGAGACGATCAATCTCGGCTTCCGTATTGTAGTAATGCGGCGAGGCGCGCACGACCACCGGCAGCGCACGGACTTCCGCGTCGATGCGGGTGCTCGACGGATGTGAAGTGCCGATGGTAATATTGGCCGCCGCTGCGCTGCTGACGATCGTATCCGGCTCACGCCCCTCCATCGTGAAGCTGACGATTGCGCCCGGCGCCCGGCCGAGGTCCCGAATTTTGATGCCGCTGATAGCGCCGAGGCCATTGCGAAGGCGGCCCGCAAGCAGGCGGCAGCGCTGTTCGATCGGACCGAGGCCGATCGCGAGCGCATAGTCGATAGCGGCGCCGAGCCCGAGCCGAGCCGCGTAATTGTTCTCCCAGGTCTCGAAACGGCGCGCATCGTCGCGGAGCTGATAGCGGTCCCGCGAGACCCAGGGCGCCGCGAAGTGGTCGATCATCGGCGGTTCGAGCTGACGCAGCAACGCCCGGCGGACGTAGAGAAAGCCGGTGCCGCGAGGGCCGCGCAGGAACTTGCGGCCGGTCGCCGACAGCATGTCACAGCCGATCGCTTCGACGTCGACCTCCATCTGGCCGACCGCCTGGCAGGCGTCGAGCAGGAAGGGGATGCCGTGCGCTCGGGCGATCTTGCCGACGGCCGCTGCGGGATTGACGAGCCCGCCATTGGTCGGAACCCAGGTGATGGCGATCAGCTTTACCCGCTCATCGATCATGCGCTCGAGCGCACCGATATCGAGCTCGCCGGTAGTATCGCTCGGCACGATTTCGATGATCGCGCCCGTTCTCTTGGCGACCTGAAGAAAGGCGACATAGTTGGCGGCGTATTCCGCCTCGGCGGTCAGGATCCGGTCGCCTGCGCGAAGCGGAAGCGCATAGAACGCCATCTGCCAGGCAACGGTCGCGTTCTCCATGAGGGCGATTTCATCGGGCGCGGCATTCAGCAGACACGCCACCGAGCCGTAGACGGCATCAAGCCGATCGGCCTCTCGGTCGGCGGCGGCATATCCGCCGATCTCGCTCTCCAGATCGATATGCTGCTTCATCGCCTCCGCAACAGCCGTCGGCATGAGGGCCGCACCTGCGTTGTGGAGATAAGCAAGCCATTGTGCGGCCGGCG is drawn from Bradyrhizobium diazoefficiens and contains these coding sequences:
- a CDS encoding Mth938-like domain-containing protein yields the protein MAGDPNAPHFPHSAPIEAYGKGGFAFAGMSHRGSLLCLPDAIWAWDVTDPTRIDRYALDRVFAAANSIDTLLIGTGTGVWLPPPALRQALKAVRVVLDTMQTGPAVRTYNIMIGERRRVAAALIAVP
- the secD gene encoding protein translocase subunit SecD, which translates into the protein MLYFTRWKALGIILTALIVCLCAVPNFFPEAQVKTWPGWAQRRLVLGLDLQGGSYLLLEVDANYVKKEKLDQVRDDVRRTLREAKIGYTGLVTRGDTVEVRVKDTDLQTALAKLRDLAQPIGGLLGSSSQRDLDISDAGGGLIRLALSEPAMVERMRKTIEQSIQIVERRVNELGTVEPVIQRQGNDRILVQVPGLQDPTHLKQLLGKTAKMEFRMVDTSVPPDQAQRSGVPPDSELLMSQSSPKVPYVVKKQVLVSGAELTDAQPGFDQRTNEPIVSFRFNSTGARKFAQATQENVGLPFAIVLDNEVISAPVIREPITGGQGQISGSFTVQSANDLAILMRAGALPAPLTVVEERTVGPGLGQDSIEKGELAAYVGSIMVIVFMLLTYRLFGVFANIAVAINVAMIFGLLSLLNATLTLPGIAGIVLTVGIAVDSNVLIYERIREELRGGRNAISAIDAGFKRALATILDSNITTFIAAAVLFYIGTGPVRGFAVTLGIGIVTTVFTAFTLTRLIVAGWVRWKRPQSVPI
- the secF gene encoding protein translocase subunit SecF, with translation MTHYVLIGLGILIAVLTVASVFGLLPSLRIVPDDTHFDFTRFRRISFPISAALSIVAITLFFTHGLNFGIDFRGGTLLEVRAKSGTADIGAMRTTLDGLRLGEVQLQQIGGPADVLIRVAEQPGGDAAQQEAVQKIRTALGDSVDYRRVEVVGPRVSGELLAYGMLGLMLAIVSILVYLWFRFEWQFALGAMIANVHDIVLTIGFMSISQVDFDLTSIAALLTILGYSLNDTVVIYDRIREMLRRYKKMPMPQLLNESINSTLSRSIITHFTVTLALLALLVFGGHAIHSFTAVMMFGVVLVGTYTSIFIAAPILIYLGVGEHREDAREGAPPAKKNKA
- the yajC gene encoding preprotein translocase subunit YajC — translated: MFITPAYAQAAGAGDTNSMLMSLLPFALIFVIMYFLILRPQQKKVKDHAELVKNIRRGDTVVTTGGLVGKVTKVVDDDQIEFEIADGVRVRQMRSMVSGVRAKGEPAKDSAKESAKDDAAAK
- a CDS encoding aminotransferase class V-fold PLP-dependent enzyme, which translates into the protein MIDIDRIRTDTPAAQWLAYLHNAGAALMPTAVAEAMKQHIDLESEIGGYAAADREADRLDAVYGSVACLLNAAPDEIALMENATVAWQMAFYALPLRAGDRILTAEAEYAANYVAFLQVAKRTGAIIEIVPSDTTGELDIGALERMIDERVKLIAITWVPTNGGLVNPAAAVGKIARAHGIPFLLDACQAVGQMEVDVEAIGCDMLSATGRKFLRGPRGTGFLYVRRALLRQLEPPMIDHFAAPWVSRDRYQLRDDARRFETWENNYAARLGLGAAIDYALAIGLGPIEQRCRLLAGRLRNGLGAISGIKIRDLGRAPGAIVSFTMEGREPDTIVSSAAAANITIGTSHPSSTRIDAEVRALPVVVRASPHYYNTEAEIDRLIAHLAGLVLR
- a CDS encoding phytoene/squalene synthase family protein, producing MSRAETPPDSVTFCADLVRAHDFPRYIATLLAPAAERRALLALYAFNVEIVRVRDQVSQPLPGEIRLQWWTDMLSGHAHGSVEGNPVAAELLRAIRAFELPVEPLSLLVDEHQFDLYNDPMPTMTALEGHLAATCSALFGLAARIMGEVSDAAEHLARHAGLAQGIAQVIANLPRDSAHRQLFLPQQFLTSHGCGIEEVFAGKETPNLNAVLDHLMSEARQHLATAFSLLAQLPPSARPAFLPLSQARADLNRLSRPGRNPFAPQPVSRLRTLWTLWRASRSREFTK
- a CDS encoding threonine ammonia-lyase; this translates as MADPSQTVSPDLSGFPVAPADIHAAAETIRGAVVETPCGYSRTLSNICGCELWLKFENLQFTSSFKERGALNRLTALTPEERARGVVAMSAGNHAQGVAYHAKRLGIPATIVMPVGTPMVKVENTRHHGAEVVVTGATLEEAAAFARSHGEARGMIFLHPYDDPLVIAGQGTVGLEMLKAVPELDTLVVPIGGGGLISGIAIAAKSLKPSLRILGVEAWLYPSMYNAIHGGTLPARGDTLAEGIAVKSPGKITTEIIRHLVDDIALVNEAELERAVATLISIEKTVVEGAGAAGLAAIMSDPTRFAGEKVGLVLSGGNIDTRLIASVLTRELAREGRLTQLSLDIPDRPGQLAAVAALLAEAGANIIEVSHQRTFSDLPAKATLLQLVIETRDSAHLDEVMAKLGASGLSARCT